In Ignavibacteria bacterium, the sequence TGATTTCAGGCAGCAGATGCTGGTAAACAATATTACAGATATTGATGCTGTGCTGTATACGCATTATCATGTTGATCATATTATGGGACTTGATGATATCCGCCAAATAAACCAGCTTCATAAAAAGTATGTTGAGCTTTATGCCAACAACGAAACAGCTTACAGAATAAAACAAACATTCAGCTACATTTTTGATGAAAACACCTATAAAGGAGGCGGAATACCTCTTGTTAACCTGCATGAAATTGATCTTAAGCCCTTCGATGTAATGGGGCAGGAGATTGTTCCTTTAGAGTATAAACACGGACCCACTACTGTATATGGTTTCAGAATAGGGGATCTTGCGTACATGACGGATTGTAATTTTATACCGGAAGCTGAATTTGAAAAGCTTCACGGACTTAAAGTTTTAATTATAGATGCACTCAGATACAGAAAACATGAAACCCATTTTTCAGTTGAGGAAGCTCTTGAAGCATCTAAAAGGATCAATGCAGATAAAACATACTTTACTCATATGACCCATGAT encodes:
- a CDS encoding MBL fold metallo-hydrolase; its protein translation is MKVTVLGSGTSQGVPIVGCHCRACTSSDPKDKRLRVSLYIETDKKINGKPLIILIDTSPDFRQQMLVNNITDIDAVLYTHYHVDHIMGLDDIRQINQLHKKYVELYANNETAYRIKQTFSYIFDENTYKGGGIPLVNLHEIDLKPFDVMGQEIVPLEYKHGPTTVYGFRIGDLAYMTDCNFIPEAEFEKLHGLKVLIIDALRYRKHETHFSVEEALEASKRINADKTYFTHMTHDIVHEEAGSKLPPNIEFAYDGLTFEV